A single window of Periophthalmus magnuspinnatus isolate fPerMag1 chromosome 22, fPerMag1.2.pri, whole genome shotgun sequence DNA harbors:
- the iars2 gene encoding isoleucine--tRNA ligase, mitochondrial isoform X1: MLLCRVSVVSQTLGRWSRRSQGGGGLLRRAVPLSSSRCHGVSAGEGSAQPAEPTSVQGVYRDSVLLPRTDFPMKLVGQKLLDREVEIQQACGFAELYSWQRERKAKKEFCLHDGPPYANGDPHVGHALNKIIKDIRNRFEMLRGRQVHYIPGWDCHGLPIELKALGELSTSGLSPLQIRQKAREFAEKAISRQKAAFQRWGVMADWDQCYFTYDGTYEAAQLKVFQEMHSKGLIYQDYKPVFWSPSSRTALAEAELEYNPEHASRAIYATFPVVKLPPSITKEAAMDNVSVLVWTTQPWTIPANQAICYMPNAQYSVVRRADNSDLLLLATERLANVSALLGIGLETVTTFTGSQLEGGVCEHPTISAKEVPLLPANHVTMAKGTGLVHTAPAHGMEDYSVASQFNLSVECIVDEDGKFTELAGSELQSLSVMSEGTNKVISMLKEGGSLVKEEQCIHSYPYDWRTKQPVVIRPSKQWFINTATLKDKAKDVLQKVRILPESARGSMMAMLDRRTYWCISRQRSWGVPIPVFYHKETGDPLINKHTVSHIASLFKEKGSDCWWELPIETLLPSNVLKKSKAGSLSEYVRGEDVLDIWFDSGASWAAVLEEEMEEETEEPESRLGWLSSRLRSPLNTESDSRADVYIEGKDQLGGWFQSSLLTSVAVRNKAPYKSLVVHGFAVSEKGEKMSKSLGNVVDPDTVINGGKDPSMPAYGADVLRWWVAESNVFSEVQIGPSSLNSAKESINKLRNTLKFLLGNVYSFDPRTQAVDPKEMHYIDQYMLHLVRDYSIKVTDAYSEFDAGRVIRLLQAFISRDLSNFYFSIIKDRLYCDPEDSLGRRSCQTALEEILDGVTRSIAPILPHLAEEVYLHAPGHDEGETVFKSGWIKSSSVWKRPGLEEAVEGACAIRDSFLSTIPGKNAAQYDLTIAIGPGLMFELMESLQEEPISTTSQLAELMMCAKVNLTSELPRDLPSDALRCHGTFLINLEGGMIREDSPYSIAVVPSSAARCPRCRRFTSDTTDCLCPRCQTVLSQTQ, translated from the exons ATGCTGCTGTGCCGGGTTTCTGTGGTGAGCCAGACGCTGGGGCGATGGAGCCGGAGGTCACAGGGAGGAGGCGGCCTCCTCCGCCGCGCTGTGCCGCTCAGCTCCAGCCGCTGTCACGGAGTTAGCGCCGGGGAAGGCTCCGCTCAGCCCGCAGAGCCTACCTCTGTGCAGGGCGTCTATCGGGACTCGGTGCTTCTTCCCAGGACGGACTTTCCAATGAAGCTGGTCGGACAGAAACTGCTGGACAGAGAGGTGGAGATCCAACAG GCTTGTGGGTTTGCAGAGTTGTACTcctggcagagagagaggaaggccAAGAAAGAGTTCTGTCTTCATGATGGACCTCCATATGCCAATGGGGACCCTCATGTTGGACATGCACTAAATAAA ATCATTAAAGACATCCGTAACCGCTTTGAGATGCTGAGGGGACGACAGGTTCACTACATTCCTGGTTGGGATTGCCATGGTTTGCCCATTGAGTTGAAGGCTCTAGGAGAGCTTAGTACTAGTGGTCTGTCCCCCCTTCAGATTCGACAgaaag CTCGGGAGTTTGCAGAGAAAGCCATCTCTCGACAGAAAGCCGCCTTCCAACGTTGGGGTGTGATGGCTGACTGGGACCAGTGCTACTTCACTTATGATGGCACCTATGAGGCTGCTCAGCTCAAAGTGTTCCAGGAAATGCACAGTAAA GGGCTCATATACCAGGACTATAAGCCAGTTTTCTGGTCTCCTTCTTCTAG AACGGCTTTAGCAGAAGCTGAGCTGGAGTATAATCCTGAGCATGCAAGTAGAGCTATCTATGCCACGTTTCCAGTGGTGAAGTTACCCCCAAGTATCACTAAAGAAGCAG CCATGGACAATGTCTCTGTGTTGGTGTGGACGACCCAACCTTGGACCATTCCAGCTAACCAGGCCATATGCTACATGCCTAATGCCCA GTATTCTGTAGTGAGAAGGGCAGATAATAGTGATTTGCTCCTGTTGGCCACTGAGCGTCttgccaatgtgtcagcacttCTAGGCATAGGACTGGAGACAGTTACCACTTTTACAG GTTCCCAGCTCGAAGGGGGGGTCTGTGAACACCCCACTATCTCAGCTAAAGAAGTTCCTCTACTGCCAGCCAATCATGTGACTATGGCCAAAGGGACAGGACTCGTCCACACTGCTCCAGCTCATGGCATGGAGGACTACAGTGTGGCCTCACAGTTTAACTTATCTGTG GAATGTATAGTGGATGAAGATGGGAAGTTCACTGAGCTGGCTGGTTCTGAGCTGCAGAGTCTTTCTGTGATGAGCGAAGGAACTAATAAAG TGATCTCCATGCTGAAGGAGGGTGGCAGTCTCGTCAAAGAGGAGCAGTGCATACACAGCTATCCATACGACTGGAGGACTAAACAGCCTGTCGTGATCAGACCCAGCAAACAGTGGTTTATCAACACAGCAACGCTCAAAGACAAGGCAAAG GATGTTCTTCAGAAGGTGCGTATCCTGCCCGAGTCAGCCCGCGGCAGCATGATGGCCATGTTGGACAGAAGGACATATTGGTGCATCTCCCGACAGAGGAGCTGGGGAGTCCCTATCCCAGTCTTCTACCATAAAGAGACCGGAGATCCTCTTATTAACaa ACACACTGTATCTCACATAGCATCACTGTTTAAGGAAAAAGGCAGTGACTGTTGGTGGGAACTTCCCATTGAGACACTGTTGCCTTCAAATGTCCTGAAAAAG aGCAAAGCTGGTTCTCTGTCTGAGTATGTACGTGGAGAGGATGTGCTGGACATCTGGTTTGACAGTGGAGCCTCGTGGGCTGCAGTACTAGAAG aagagatggaggaggagactgaggagcCAGAGTCACGTCTGGGCTGGCTCTCTTCTCGACTGCGTAGTCCTTTGAACACAG aGTCTGACTCCAGGGCGGATGTGTACATAGAGGGGAAGGACCAGCTTGGAGGATGGTTCCAGTCCTCACTTCTAACTAGTGTAGCTGTGAGGAACAAGGCACCGTACAA GTCTCTTGTGGTCCATGGTTTTGCTGTCagtgagaagggagagaagatgTCAAAATCTTTGGGCAATGTTGTGGACCCTGACACTGTAATTAATGGAGGAAAG GACCCCAGCATGCCTGCGTATGGGGCTGATGTTCTTCGATGGTGGGTTGCAGAGTCCAATGTCTTCTCTGAGGTTCAAATAGGACCCAGTTCTCTTAACTCAGCCAAAGAAAGCATCAACAAG TTGAGGAACACTTTGAAGTTTCTACTTGGAAACGTATACAGCTTTGACCCACGCACTCAAGCTGTGGACCCCAAAGAGATGCACTACATAGATCAGTATATGCTCCACCTGGTGCGGGACTACAGCATCAAG gTGACTGATGCCTATAGTGAATTTGATGCGGGTCGTGTCATACGTCTCCTCCAAGCTTTTATCAGCAGAGACCTctctaatttttattttagcataATTAAAGACAG GCTTTACTGTGACCCAGAAGACTCTTTGGGAAGAAGGTCATGTCAAACGGCTTTAGAGGAAATTTTAGATGGTGTGACCAGATCTATAGCCCCCATCCTCCCACACCTGGCAGAAGAGGTGTATCTCCATGCACCTGGACATGACG aagGAGAGACTGTGTTTAAAAGTGGTTGGATCAAGAGCAGTTCTGTGTGGAAGCGGCCTGGACTGGAGGAGGCAGTGGAAGGAGCTTGTGCTATTCGAGACTCTTTCCTCTCGACGATTCCAGGGAAAAATGCTGCTCAGTACGACCTCACAATAGCCATAGGGCCGGGCCTGATGTTTGAGCTCATGGAG TCTCTACAAGAGGAGCCGATCTCCACCACCTCTCAGCTAGCTGAACTGATGATGTGTGCTAAAGTAAACCTCACCAGTGAGCTGCCCCGGGACCTGCCTTCTGATGCTTTGCGGTGTCATGGGACATTTCTCATTAACCTGGAGG GCGGAATGATCCGTGAAGACAGTCCTTACAGTATTGCCGTGGTGCCCTCCTCCGCTGCCCGCTGCCCGAGGTGCAGGCGCTTCACCTCAGATACTACAGACTGTCTATGCCCCCGCTGCCAGACTGTCCTGTCACAAACTCAGTGA
- the iars2 gene encoding isoleucine--tRNA ligase, mitochondrial isoform X2 translates to MLLCRVSVVSQTLGRWSRRSQGGGGLLRRAVPLSSSRCHGVSAGEGSAQPAEPTSVQGVYRDSVLLPRTDFPMKLVGQKLLDREVEIQQACGFAELYSWQRERKAKKEFCLHDGPPYANGDPHVGHALNKIIKDIRNRFEMLRGRQVHYIPGWDCHGLPIELKALGELSTSGLSPLQIRQKAREFAEKAISRQKAAFQRWGVMADWDQCYFTYDGTYEAAQLKVFQEMHSKGLIYQDYKPVFWSPSSRTALAEAELEYNPEHASRAIYATFPVVKLPPSITKEAAMDNVSVLVWTTQPWTIPANQAICYMPNAQYSVVRRADNSDLLLLATERLANVSALLGIGLETVTTFTGSQLEGGVCEHPTISAKEVPLLPANHVTMAKGTGLVHTAPAHGMEDYSVASQFNLSVECIVDEDGKFTELAGSELQSLSVMSEGTNKVISMLKEGGSLVKEEQCIHSYPYDWRTKQPVVIRPSKQWFINTATLKDKAKDVLQKVRILPESARGSMMAMLDRRTYWCISRQRSWGVPIPVFYHKETGDPLINKHTVSHIASLFKEKGSDCWWELPIETLLPSNVLKKSKAGSLSEYVRGEDVLDIWFDSGASWAAVLEESDSRADVYIEGKDQLGGWFQSSLLTSVAVRNKAPYKSLVVHGFAVSEKGEKMSKSLGNVVDPDTVINGGKDPSMPAYGADVLRWWVAESNVFSEVQIGPSSLNSAKESINKLRNTLKFLLGNVYSFDPRTQAVDPKEMHYIDQYMLHLVRDYSIKVTDAYSEFDAGRVIRLLQAFISRDLSNFYFSIIKDRLYCDPEDSLGRRSCQTALEEILDGVTRSIAPILPHLAEEVYLHAPGHDEGETVFKSGWIKSSSVWKRPGLEEAVEGACAIRDSFLSTIPGKNAAQYDLTIAIGPGLMFELMESLQEEPISTTSQLAELMMCAKVNLTSELPRDLPSDALRCHGTFLINLEGGMIREDSPYSIAVVPSSAARCPRCRRFTSDTTDCLCPRCQTVLSQTQ, encoded by the exons ATGCTGCTGTGCCGGGTTTCTGTGGTGAGCCAGACGCTGGGGCGATGGAGCCGGAGGTCACAGGGAGGAGGCGGCCTCCTCCGCCGCGCTGTGCCGCTCAGCTCCAGCCGCTGTCACGGAGTTAGCGCCGGGGAAGGCTCCGCTCAGCCCGCAGAGCCTACCTCTGTGCAGGGCGTCTATCGGGACTCGGTGCTTCTTCCCAGGACGGACTTTCCAATGAAGCTGGTCGGACAGAAACTGCTGGACAGAGAGGTGGAGATCCAACAG GCTTGTGGGTTTGCAGAGTTGTACTcctggcagagagagaggaaggccAAGAAAGAGTTCTGTCTTCATGATGGACCTCCATATGCCAATGGGGACCCTCATGTTGGACATGCACTAAATAAA ATCATTAAAGACATCCGTAACCGCTTTGAGATGCTGAGGGGACGACAGGTTCACTACATTCCTGGTTGGGATTGCCATGGTTTGCCCATTGAGTTGAAGGCTCTAGGAGAGCTTAGTACTAGTGGTCTGTCCCCCCTTCAGATTCGACAgaaag CTCGGGAGTTTGCAGAGAAAGCCATCTCTCGACAGAAAGCCGCCTTCCAACGTTGGGGTGTGATGGCTGACTGGGACCAGTGCTACTTCACTTATGATGGCACCTATGAGGCTGCTCAGCTCAAAGTGTTCCAGGAAATGCACAGTAAA GGGCTCATATACCAGGACTATAAGCCAGTTTTCTGGTCTCCTTCTTCTAG AACGGCTTTAGCAGAAGCTGAGCTGGAGTATAATCCTGAGCATGCAAGTAGAGCTATCTATGCCACGTTTCCAGTGGTGAAGTTACCCCCAAGTATCACTAAAGAAGCAG CCATGGACAATGTCTCTGTGTTGGTGTGGACGACCCAACCTTGGACCATTCCAGCTAACCAGGCCATATGCTACATGCCTAATGCCCA GTATTCTGTAGTGAGAAGGGCAGATAATAGTGATTTGCTCCTGTTGGCCACTGAGCGTCttgccaatgtgtcagcacttCTAGGCATAGGACTGGAGACAGTTACCACTTTTACAG GTTCCCAGCTCGAAGGGGGGGTCTGTGAACACCCCACTATCTCAGCTAAAGAAGTTCCTCTACTGCCAGCCAATCATGTGACTATGGCCAAAGGGACAGGACTCGTCCACACTGCTCCAGCTCATGGCATGGAGGACTACAGTGTGGCCTCACAGTTTAACTTATCTGTG GAATGTATAGTGGATGAAGATGGGAAGTTCACTGAGCTGGCTGGTTCTGAGCTGCAGAGTCTTTCTGTGATGAGCGAAGGAACTAATAAAG TGATCTCCATGCTGAAGGAGGGTGGCAGTCTCGTCAAAGAGGAGCAGTGCATACACAGCTATCCATACGACTGGAGGACTAAACAGCCTGTCGTGATCAGACCCAGCAAACAGTGGTTTATCAACACAGCAACGCTCAAAGACAAGGCAAAG GATGTTCTTCAGAAGGTGCGTATCCTGCCCGAGTCAGCCCGCGGCAGCATGATGGCCATGTTGGACAGAAGGACATATTGGTGCATCTCCCGACAGAGGAGCTGGGGAGTCCCTATCCCAGTCTTCTACCATAAAGAGACCGGAGATCCTCTTATTAACaa ACACACTGTATCTCACATAGCATCACTGTTTAAGGAAAAAGGCAGTGACTGTTGGTGGGAACTTCCCATTGAGACACTGTTGCCTTCAAATGTCCTGAAAAAG aGCAAAGCTGGTTCTCTGTCTGAGTATGTACGTGGAGAGGATGTGCTGGACATCTGGTTTGACAGTGGAGCCTCGTGGGCTGCAGTACTAGAAG aGTCTGACTCCAGGGCGGATGTGTACATAGAGGGGAAGGACCAGCTTGGAGGATGGTTCCAGTCCTCACTTCTAACTAGTGTAGCTGTGAGGAACAAGGCACCGTACAA GTCTCTTGTGGTCCATGGTTTTGCTGTCagtgagaagggagagaagatgTCAAAATCTTTGGGCAATGTTGTGGACCCTGACACTGTAATTAATGGAGGAAAG GACCCCAGCATGCCTGCGTATGGGGCTGATGTTCTTCGATGGTGGGTTGCAGAGTCCAATGTCTTCTCTGAGGTTCAAATAGGACCCAGTTCTCTTAACTCAGCCAAAGAAAGCATCAACAAG TTGAGGAACACTTTGAAGTTTCTACTTGGAAACGTATACAGCTTTGACCCACGCACTCAAGCTGTGGACCCCAAAGAGATGCACTACATAGATCAGTATATGCTCCACCTGGTGCGGGACTACAGCATCAAG gTGACTGATGCCTATAGTGAATTTGATGCGGGTCGTGTCATACGTCTCCTCCAAGCTTTTATCAGCAGAGACCTctctaatttttattttagcataATTAAAGACAG GCTTTACTGTGACCCAGAAGACTCTTTGGGAAGAAGGTCATGTCAAACGGCTTTAGAGGAAATTTTAGATGGTGTGACCAGATCTATAGCCCCCATCCTCCCACACCTGGCAGAAGAGGTGTATCTCCATGCACCTGGACATGACG aagGAGAGACTGTGTTTAAAAGTGGTTGGATCAAGAGCAGTTCTGTGTGGAAGCGGCCTGGACTGGAGGAGGCAGTGGAAGGAGCTTGTGCTATTCGAGACTCTTTCCTCTCGACGATTCCAGGGAAAAATGCTGCTCAGTACGACCTCACAATAGCCATAGGGCCGGGCCTGATGTTTGAGCTCATGGAG TCTCTACAAGAGGAGCCGATCTCCACCACCTCTCAGCTAGCTGAACTGATGATGTGTGCTAAAGTAAACCTCACCAGTGAGCTGCCCCGGGACCTGCCTTCTGATGCTTTGCGGTGTCATGGGACATTTCTCATTAACCTGGAGG GCGGAATGATCCGTGAAGACAGTCCTTACAGTATTGCCGTGGTGCCCTCCTCCGCTGCCCGCTGCCCGAGGTGCAGGCGCTTCACCTCAGATACTACAGACTGTCTATGCCCCCGCTGCCAGACTGTCCTGTCACAAACTCAGTGA